Proteins encoded by one window of Teretinema zuelzerae:
- a CDS encoding alpha-glucosidase — translation MREPWWKTAVFYQIYPRSFQDSNNDGIGDLPGIISRLDYLVELGVTALWISPFFKSPMDDFGYDISDYCDVDPVFGNLEDAKKLIAEAHARGLKLIFDLVINHTSDQHPWFQEARSSLDNPKHDWYIWKPRHDRATGKKLPKPNNWVCQFEFKSAWWDNPQTDEWYLATFTRHQPEVNWRNPELKKAMFDVIRFWLDLGVDGFRMDVVNWFIKDPQFRSNPFTFNANPEIFQKHIYDRNQPETHDICKEIRRIADSYPGDRVLVGEIFSRDPDIAASYQGNGKNQLHLAFNMEMLYLKWDAKRLAQALEHWYRVLPQEGWPNFTLSNHDQPRHASRFADKKGRYFKQRAEIAAMMLLTVRGTPFVYYGEELGMPNTAIPRNELVDPTGITFWPLPLGRDGERTPMQWTRAKNAGFTSDDASPWLRLGDLENGATLEDQKNDERSLWNWYRSLIEIRKTSEALTIGDFAMISPGENDVVSYERTSGTERIRCALNFSPSARTIGFNSQAEVILGNERAAGSILEAGAVCLAPHEALLVRF, via the coding sequence ATGCGCGAACCCTGGTGGAAAACAGCCGTATTTTACCAAATTTATCCGAGAAGCTTCCAGGACAGCAATAACGACGGAATCGGAGACCTTCCGGGCATCATCTCCCGTCTGGATTACCTCGTGGAACTCGGAGTCACAGCTTTGTGGATATCTCCGTTTTTCAAGTCTCCTATGGACGATTTCGGCTACGACATCAGCGACTACTGCGACGTAGACCCCGTCTTCGGGAACCTCGAGGACGCCAAGAAACTCATTGCGGAAGCTCATGCGCGCGGTCTTAAGCTTATTTTCGATTTGGTCATAAACCATACGTCGGACCAGCACCCCTGGTTTCAGGAAGCCCGATCTTCGCTCGACAATCCCAAGCACGACTGGTACATCTGGAAGCCCCGGCATGATCGGGCTACCGGCAAAAAATTGCCGAAACCGAACAACTGGGTATGCCAGTTCGAATTTAAAAGCGCCTGGTGGGATAATCCCCAAACCGACGAATGGTATCTTGCAACGTTCACCCGCCATCAGCCGGAAGTAAACTGGCGGAATCCCGAACTGAAAAAAGCCATGTTCGATGTGATCCGCTTCTGGCTCGACCTCGGCGTTGACGGTTTTAGAATGGACGTAGTGAACTGGTTTATCAAAGATCCGCAGTTCAGGTCGAATCCCTTCACCTTCAACGCGAATCCCGAGATCTTTCAAAAACACATATACGATAGAAACCAGCCAGAAACACACGATATATGCAAGGAAATCAGACGGATCGCCGACTCCTACCCGGGAGACAGGGTGCTCGTCGGCGAAATTTTCAGCCGAGATCCAGACATCGCGGCATCCTATCAGGGGAACGGAAAAAACCAGCTTCACCTGGCCTTCAATATGGAGATGCTCTATCTCAAATGGGACGCGAAACGCCTTGCGCAGGCGCTGGAGCATTGGTACCGGGTCCTGCCGCAGGAAGGGTGGCCGAATTTCACGCTCAGCAACCATGACCAGCCCCGCCACGCAAGCCGCTTCGCCGACAAAAAAGGACGATATTTCAAGCAGCGCGCGGAAATCGCGGCGATGATGCTGTTAACGGTTCGAGGCACCCCGTTCGTATATTACGGAGAGGAGCTCGGAATGCCGAACACTGCCATCCCCCGGAATGAGCTGGTCGATCCGACGGGAATAACGTTCTGGCCCCTGCCCCTCGGACGCGACGGCGAACGGACCCCGATGCAATGGACGCGCGCAAAAAACGCGGGATTCACGTCTGATGACGCGTCTCCCTGGCTTCGGCTCGGCGATCTTGAAAACGGCGCCACCCTGGAAGACCAGAAAAACGACGAGCGCTCGCTGTGGAACTGGTACCGCTCGCTCATCGAAATCAGGAAAACCTCCGAGGCTTTGACGATCGGAGACTTCGCTATGATCAGTCCCGGCGAAAACGATGTGGTATCCTATGAACGGACAAGCGGAACCGAACGCATTCGTTGCGCGCTGAATTTCTCGCCCTCCGCGCGAACCATCGGCTTCAACTCTCAAGCAGAAGTAATTCTGGGCAACGAAAGGGCAGCTGGTTCAATACTCGAAGCCGGAGCCGTATGCCTTGCGCCTCACGAGGCATTGCTGGTACGCTTTTGA
- a CDS encoding M23 family metallopeptidase, protein MPRTRGYKRVENNVIRSIGRFFGKSFRAIGSAFASVARGGRRKLTIMIVPHSQKRVINFQTSFFSLIFFVFAIAGIIGSFFLFSRHSVLASKDLAELRQEAGETRASLDLLKDETGRLIKAAQNFQNAFSGTLSLIGLDSSTSAAKSSIQNGDLSSLFNVTESAQGSLREASELQRLTGYLESSVQPIQEIGKLLNSQGTLFSDIPSLWPIKGGIGHASMEFGQNRNPFTGQWYIHKGLDLSTYRSGDAILATADGQIVQVDYDSGFGNYVIIKHKHGFYTRYAHMQSFRVSKGQYIQQGQVIGYIGNTGLSTGPHLHYEVHIGSDVVDPMKYLNIKASASR, encoded by the coding sequence GTGCCGAGAACGAGAGGTTATAAACGGGTTGAGAATAATGTAATCCGGTCCATCGGACGCTTTTTCGGAAAGAGCTTTCGCGCCATCGGCTCTGCATTCGCTTCGGTAGCCCGCGGCGGACGGCGCAAGCTTACAATCATGATTGTTCCCCACTCTCAAAAAAGAGTGATAAATTTTCAAACGAGTTTCTTTTCCCTCATATTTTTTGTTTTCGCGATTGCCGGTATTATCGGGTCGTTTTTTCTGTTTTCGCGCCATTCCGTCCTTGCAAGCAAGGATCTTGCGGAACTTCGCCAGGAAGCCGGTGAGACCCGCGCCAGCCTGGACCTGTTGAAGGACGAAACCGGCCGGCTTATTAAAGCCGCTCAGAACTTTCAAAACGCCTTTTCCGGAACGCTTTCGCTTATCGGTCTTGATTCCTCCACTTCTGCCGCGAAAAGCTCCATTCAGAACGGCGATCTTTCTTCCCTGTTCAATGTTACCGAATCCGCTCAGGGCTCGCTGCGTGAAGCATCCGAATTGCAGCGTCTGACCGGCTATCTTGAAAGTTCTGTTCAGCCCATTCAGGAAATCGGGAAGCTGCTGAATTCCCAGGGAACCTTGTTTTCCGATATTCCGAGCCTGTGGCCCATCAAGGGCGGAATCGGCCATGCTTCGATGGAATTCGGTCAGAACAGAAACCCTTTTACCGGACAGTGGTATATTCATAAGGGTCTTGATCTTTCGACGTATCGGTCGGGAGACGCGATTCTTGCGACCGCGGACGGACAGATCGTACAGGTCGATTACGATTCCGGTTTCGGAAACTACGTGATCATCAAGCATAAGCACGGATTCTACACCCGGTACGCTCATATGCAGTCTTTCCGGGTTTCCAAGGGACAGTATATCCAGCAGGGGCAGGTAATCGGTTATATCGGCAACACCGGCCTTTCGACCGGTCCTCATCTCCATTATGAAGTTCACATCGGTTCGGACGTAGTTGATCCTATGAAGTACCTCAACATCAAGGCTTCCGCATCCAGATAA
- a CDS encoding rhomboid family intramembrane serine protease, translated as MSFFSFMQKRLRWSYWNAALLLIAVNIGVFMLTSMNYRLTQYLALNPLLMLRQGMWWQVFTYQFVHGGTGHLLSNMIGLFFFGAMLERHRSFGSSEFLLFYLVSGTLSGIASFFVYWITGTWFVFLMGASGAVFAVLFVYAVVYPRSTIYLMGFVPVPAPLLVIGYAGIEVFSLISGSNSGIAHGTHLFGFGFAWLYCRTRLGIKPLQAWRNM; from the coding sequence ATGAGTTTTTTTTCGTTCATGCAGAAACGCCTCCGCTGGAGCTACTGGAACGCCGCGCTTTTGCTGATTGCGGTTAACATCGGCGTCTTTATGCTCACATCAATGAATTACCGTCTGACGCAATATCTTGCGCTCAATCCCCTGCTCATGCTCAGACAGGGAATGTGGTGGCAGGTTTTCACCTACCAGTTCGTTCACGGCGGAACCGGACATCTGTTGTCCAACATGATCGGCCTGTTTTTCTTCGGCGCCATGCTGGAACGGCATAGAAGCTTCGGATCGTCGGAATTTCTCCTTTTCTACCTCGTATCCGGCACCCTTTCCGGAATCGCTTCCTTCTTTGTGTATTGGATCACCGGAACCTGGTTCGTTTTTTTGATGGGTGCTTCGGGCGCCGTCTTTGCGGTGCTCTTCGTGTATGCAGTGGTCTATCCACGATCGACGATCTACCTCATGGGATTCGTTCCCGTTCCCGCCCCGCTATTGGTAATAGGATATGCCGGCATCGAAGTATTCAGCCTCATCAGCGGAAGCAACAGCGGAATAGCGCATGGAACGCATCTGTTCGGCTTCGGCTTCGCCTGGCTGTATTGCCGAACGCGCCTCGGAATCAAACCCCTACAGGCCTGGCGGAACATGTGA
- the dusB gene encoding tRNA dihydrouridine synthase DusB: protein MASLYHPVKIGSLQLEGNLFLAPVAGYSDRAFRSLCIEFGASFTYTEMVSSEALTRGSGKTEKLLQRAHNEKKYAVQIFGSDPERMADAASMVADEATPECIDINAGCPVPKIWKNGAGSALTRDPDRLALIVRAVTDRMKNKAAAEERDTMPVTVKIRSGWDDSALSWKEAAEAAVSAGAAAITLHPRTRAQGYEGKADWKILAELSALIHSSHPGIPVFGSGDLFTPESAKEMLEQTGCDGVMFARGAMGNPFIFRQAIEYLSEGTWEAVPAQDRIEAGWRELRQLSEDSGETAACREMRKRFCAYSKGLEGGAFLRLEIVKASSIEDYRNLFASHGFVLS, encoded by the coding sequence ATGGCCTCCTTGTATCATCCAGTGAAAATAGGCTCCCTTCAACTCGAAGGGAACCTGTTTCTCGCGCCGGTAGCCGGATATTCCGACCGCGCGTTCAGATCCCTCTGCATCGAGTTCGGAGCCTCGTTCACCTATACAGAGATGGTGTCCTCGGAAGCGCTCACGCGCGGATCGGGAAAAACCGAGAAGCTCCTGCAACGGGCTCATAACGAAAAAAAATACGCTGTCCAGATATTCGGAAGCGACCCGGAGCGGATGGCCGACGCGGCTTCGATGGTCGCGGACGAAGCAACCCCCGAATGCATCGATATCAACGCCGGATGCCCCGTGCCCAAAATCTGGAAAAACGGAGCAGGCTCTGCCCTGACCCGGGATCCGGATCGGCTTGCCCTCATCGTCCGGGCGGTAACGGACAGAATGAAAAACAAGGCCGCTGCCGAAGAAAGAGACACGATGCCGGTGACTGTGAAAATCCGCTCCGGGTGGGATGATTCGGCCTTAAGCTGGAAAGAAGCCGCCGAAGCCGCTGTTTCCGCTGGAGCCGCCGCGATAACGCTGCACCCGCGAACCAGGGCCCAGGGATACGAAGGCAAGGCCGACTGGAAGATTCTCGCGGAACTGTCGGCCCTGATTCACTCATCCCATCCCGGAATCCCTGTTTTCGGTTCGGGTGACCTGTTCACTCCGGAATCGGCGAAAGAAATGCTGGAACAAACAGGCTGCGACGGAGTCATGTTCGCTCGCGGCGCAATGGGAAATCCGTTCATTTTCCGCCAGGCTATCGAATACCTCTCCGAAGGCACCTGGGAAGCGGTTCCTGCCCAGGACAGGATCGAAGCGGGCTGGCGGGAGCTGCGCCAACTGAGCGAGGATTCAGGGGAAACAGCCGCCTGCAGGGAAATGAGGAAACGCTTTTGCGCCTATTCCAAGGGCCTCGAGGGAGGGGCCTTTCTCCGTCTCGAAATCGTCAAAGCATCGAGCATAGAAGACTACAGAAACCTCTTCGCCTCGCATGGATTCGTCCTTTCCTGA
- a CDS encoding DUF5312 family protein — protein MSLLNALFAFLKELVETLFASSSSPEQKKRHDLKQLQLKIKEIDPPLYRPDGFLLASFPAALYQMYQFIAPIREILSATLASTDKRISEKYRDFLIESSLATEQLALRRTFLYQERIKALIASHLSPERVIEEQAKQFSQFIKALDTPQVQQSSRLIEKLFCLHDFCQFDFNSFFANFDPAFKTHAGQDTTVENPSFKPVEVAEIVPQLMDLHYLVSRLEISKQVIETVAELESKRTNDEMTPESHSRIDRIFQALMWLLQKKLSADTLLTIIRLTKNDPDFKPEQPSLKIDHIADYREHITEFFHSDSRKLQKEQQENEIKTLIEGAFGNRPLETIAGYNESTAALLQDFTPFSLDWVKPLEIIKTFSIHHFTPHYRQILKSIIVEGYFNNRNLQSSFAGSFSFCESIPAKLREFEQLFEDNQPCSLKIMTGYLTEMQNGLDFEKPLRKMVENMNNHAKGFVQQAVTQLSDVFNFCIIILEDNKKTIPDYITNIRNLTASTKNSESFAWIEKEHPIFRNFLEIMKKYAIVGTLSVSSSVSDQSETREP, from the coding sequence ATGAGTCTTTTGAACGCTCTTTTCGCTTTCCTGAAAGAATTAGTCGAAACACTGTTCGCCTCCTCTTCTTCCCCGGAACAAAAAAAGCGTCACGACCTCAAACAACTCCAGCTGAAAATCAAGGAAATCGATCCGCCCCTCTATCGTCCGGACGGCTTTCTCCTTGCCTCCTTTCCCGCCGCCCTCTATCAAATGTACCAGTTCATCGCTCCGATCCGGGAAATTCTTTCGGCAACTCTGGCAAGCACAGACAAGCGGATAAGCGAAAAATACCGGGATTTTCTTATCGAGTCGTCTCTCGCGACCGAACAGCTTGCGCTGAGGCGAACATTTCTCTACCAGGAAAGAATAAAAGCGCTCATCGCTTCTCACCTGTCCCCGGAGCGCGTCATCGAGGAGCAGGCAAAGCAGTTTTCGCAGTTCATCAAGGCGCTGGACACCCCGCAGGTGCAGCAAAGCTCACGGCTTATCGAGAAACTCTTCTGTTTGCACGATTTTTGTCAATTCGATTTCAACTCGTTTTTCGCGAACTTCGACCCGGCCTTTAAAACGCATGCCGGACAGGATACGACAGTTGAAAATCCCAGCTTCAAACCGGTCGAAGTAGCAGAAATCGTGCCCCAGCTGATGGATCTGCATTATCTGGTGTCCAGGCTCGAGATATCGAAACAGGTAATTGAAACCGTGGCCGAACTCGAGAGCAAGCGGACAAACGACGAAATGACGCCGGAAAGCCACTCGCGCATCGACCGTATTTTCCAGGCTCTCATGTGGCTCCTGCAAAAAAAGCTGTCTGCCGACACCCTCCTGACCATCATCCGCCTGACGAAAAACGACCCGGACTTCAAGCCCGAACAGCCCTCCCTGAAAATAGACCACATCGCGGACTACCGAGAGCATATAACGGAGTTCTTCCACAGCGATTCGCGAAAGCTTCAGAAAGAACAACAGGAAAACGAGATAAAGACCCTGATTGAAGGCGCATTCGGCAACCGGCCGCTGGAAACAATCGCCGGCTATAACGAGTCGACAGCCGCCCTGCTCCAGGATTTTACGCCCTTCTCCCTCGACTGGGTCAAACCGCTGGAAATAATCAAAACCTTTTCCATACACCACTTCACCCCCCACTATCGCCAAATCCTTAAAAGCATCATCGTCGAGGGCTATTTCAATAACAGAAACCTTCAAAGCTCGTTTGCCGGATCCTTCTCTTTCTGCGAATCGATTCCCGCTAAACTCAGGGAATTCGAACAGCTGTTCGAGGACAACCAGCCGTGCAGTTTGAAAATCATGACCGGGTATTTAACTGAAATGCAAAACGGACTTGACTTTGAAAAACCGTTGCGGAAGATGGTCGAAAACATGAATAACCACGCGAAGGGATTCGTGCAGCAAGCCGTAACGCAGCTGTCGGATGTTTTCAATTTTTGCATCATTATTCTGGAAGATAATAAAAAAACGATTCCGGATTATATAACCAATATCCGCAATCTGACCGCTTCGACGAAAAACAGCGAATCGTTTGCATGGATCGAGAAAGAGCATCCAATCTTCCGTAATTTTCTTGAAATAATGAAAAAGTATGCTATAGTAGGTACGTTATCCGTATCATCTAGCGTTTCAGACCAGTCGGAGACCCGGGAACCATAA
- a CDS encoding bactofilin family protein, producing MALSAIDDVSINTLIGPGSFFKGDLRVNGFVRIDGDIDGCLDTPGRVIIGENARIRGDIRAKQITVGGIVLGDIIAPEGVLILSSALVLGSVITKRLHVEESVVLNGSCFAIDDQKAFDEALRNYNNKKALDGSLASAGLGRT from the coding sequence GTGGCTCTTTCCGCAATTGACGACGTCTCCATAAATACTCTTATCGGACCGGGCTCTTTTTTTAAAGGCGATCTCCGCGTAAACGGTTTCGTGCGGATAGACGGAGACATCGACGGCTGTCTTGATACGCCCGGCCGCGTAATTATCGGAGAGAACGCCAGAATTCGGGGAGATATCCGCGCGAAACAGATTACGGTCGGCGGAATAGTGCTCGGGGACATAATCGCTCCGGAAGGCGTGCTCATTCTATCGAGCGCGCTGGTTCTCGGCTCCGTTATAACGAAACGGCTGCATGTCGAAGAATCCGTCGTTTTGAACGGGAGCTGCTTCGCTATCGACGATCAAAAAGCCTTCGACGAAGCGCTGCGCAATTATAACAATAAAAAAGCTCTCGACGGATCCCTCGCTTCCGCCGGTTTGGGGAGAACGTAA
- a CDS encoding TatD family hydrolase, which translates to MQFFDTHAHIGLIYEDPIEQLRVIQEAKQAQVTRIVSICNSLHDFSKVYPLLKSASSVYHAIGVSPSEVTNPGKDWIHTVEEGLKLSNVVALGEIGLDYFRKYGDKRSQIELFITQLEIASKADMPVIIHNRDAGKDVLDILAERLPEAGGVLHCYSEDAEYARIALDLNLYFSFAGNLTYRNARNLHETVLSLPIDRILVESESPFMVPADYRGKRNMPAYTPSTVKFLAEMLEMDLEELADQLWKNSCKFFRLPE; encoded by the coding sequence ATGCAATTTTTTGATACTCACGCTCACATAGGGCTTATCTATGAGGACCCCATAGAACAACTTCGCGTCATACAAGAAGCGAAGCAGGCTCAGGTTACGCGAATCGTCAGTATCTGCAACAGTCTGCACGATTTCAGCAAAGTATATCCTCTTTTAAAATCCGCTTCGTCGGTATATCACGCTATCGGTGTTTCTCCGTCCGAAGTCACAAACCCGGGCAAAGACTGGATTCATACGGTAGAGGAAGGCCTTAAGCTTTCGAACGTAGTCGCACTCGGAGAAATCGGGCTCGATTATTTCCGTAAATACGGAGACAAGCGATCCCAGATCGAGCTGTTCATTACGCAGCTTGAAATCGCGTCGAAGGCCGATATGCCCGTCATTATACATAATCGGGACGCGGGCAAGGATGTATTAGACATACTTGCGGAACGCCTTCCGGAAGCAGGCGGCGTTCTCCACTGCTATTCAGAAGACGCAGAATACGCGCGGATCGCCCTTGATCTGAACCTCTATTTCTCCTTCGCGGGCAATCTGACGTACCGGAACGCGAGAAATCTGCATGAAACCGTGCTGAGCCTGCCGATCGACCGCATTCTCGTAGAGTCCGAAAGCCCGTTCATGGTTCCCGCGGATTATCGCGGCAAGCGGAATATGCCGGCCTACACTCCTTCGACCGTAAAATTTCTCGCGGAAATGCTTGAAATGGATCTTGAGGAGCTTGCGGACCAGCTGTGGAAAAACAGCTGCAAATTTTTCCGTCTTCCCGAGTAA
- a CDS encoding class I SAM-dependent methyltransferase: MIHSSSQSRDNSQVIETLQDFYTAILEYYDELFPMNTQALDCISRIQLIHKADKGGSSAPMFRYLGVGCATGNLENRLSGPGLDITGIDKNSAMIETAKRRIKKGFSSIRFFEMSAMDMGRFLKKESFHLIGCLENTLPYIGDEILVRKFFHDARELLAPEGLLLLQTVNFDSFDSSKPFVLPQKQSVRVQLDRSYIPTNDGCVTLKAELEQGNGRRLILQQDTKLRPAPTEKIFHWANEAGFSECAFFADFNQSPWSADCPETIIVCRK; encoded by the coding sequence ATGATTCATAGCAGTTCTCAGTCCAGGGATAATTCCCAGGTTATTGAAACCCTGCAGGATTTTTATACCGCGATTTTAGAATACTATGACGAACTCTTTCCAATGAATACGCAAGCCCTGGACTGTATTTCACGAATCCAGCTTATTCATAAAGCCGATAAAGGCGGTTCTTCCGCGCCGATGTTCCGTTATCTGGGCGTCGGATGTGCAACGGGCAATCTGGAAAACCGATTAAGCGGTCCGGGCCTCGATATCACGGGAATAGACAAGAACTCCGCGATGATCGAAACGGCAAAAAGAAGAATTAAAAAAGGATTTTCCAGCATCCGATTCTTTGAAATGTCGGCCATGGATATGGGAAGGTTTCTTAAAAAAGAGTCGTTTCATCTCATTGGCTGCCTCGAGAACACGCTGCCCTACATAGGAGACGAGATACTCGTCCGGAAGTTTTTCCATGACGCCCGCGAACTTCTCGCTCCGGAAGGACTGCTGCTGCTTCAAACCGTCAATTTCGACTCTTTCGACAGCTCAAAACCGTTTGTTCTGCCCCAAAAACAGTCCGTCCGCGTCCAGCTCGACCGGTCCTACATCCCGACGAACGACGGTTGCGTAACGCTCAAAGCCGAACTGGAACAGGGAAACGGTCGCAGACTGATCCTTCAACAGGACACGAAGCTTCGCCCCGCCCCGACGGAAAAAATATTCCACTGGGCGAACGAGGCAGGCTTCAGCGAATGCGCGTTTTTCGCGGATTTTAATCAATCTCCCTGGTCCGCCGATTGTCCGGAAACAATCATCGTCTGCAGGAAATAA
- the dgcA gene encoding diguanylate cyclase DgcA, with amino-acid sequence MAKSKKNSALEASSEKQIYDLKQLLEISKSLNSVIDFSTLIEAILYTCMGQMKTLGVAIFTKQNFDACCFQLNRNYCGFELNPNSDYSFPETHPLIALLSSQNSCVTPEVIQKELTPDTALKNLMELNPSLIVPLKAKSHINGMLVLGEQITAEEYSTYEKEHILNIASLAAIAISNAALLEMTTTDMMTHLKLKHYFYTVLMQRLEDSISQKSPLSILMLDIDFFKRFNDTYGHACGDVVLQMVASVIQANTRNQDMAARYGGEEFVIMLCDTPVHTAEKIAERIRKSIENLDILYDSQHLRLTISIGVAEFNHTVDQTAKNLVDRADKALYTSKQTGRNKVSVAE; translated from the coding sequence ATGGCAAAATCGAAAAAAAACAGCGCTCTTGAGGCCTCATCCGAAAAACAAATCTATGATCTGAAACAACTGCTCGAAATATCTAAAAGCCTCAATTCGGTGATCGATTTTTCAACGCTGATCGAAGCCATCCTTTACACCTGCATGGGTCAGATGAAAACCCTCGGCGTCGCGATTTTTACCAAACAGAATTTCGACGCGTGCTGCTTTCAGCTAAACAGAAACTATTGCGGCTTTGAATTGAATCCGAATTCCGATTACTCATTCCCCGAAACGCACCCCCTGATCGCCTTGCTGAGCAGCCAAAATTCTTGCGTGACGCCCGAGGTCATCCAAAAGGAATTAACGCCGGATACTGCTCTCAAGAATCTGATGGAACTCAATCCAAGCCTCATCGTTCCCCTCAAAGCCAAGTCGCATATAAACGGAATGCTCGTTCTCGGGGAACAGATTACCGCGGAAGAGTATTCGACCTATGAAAAAGAGCATATCCTGAACATCGCGTCTCTGGCGGCCATCGCTATCAGCAACGCCGCGCTTCTGGAAATGACGACGACCGACATGATGACGCATCTGAAACTGAAGCATTACTTTTATACCGTCCTCATGCAGAGGCTGGAAGACAGCATATCTCAAAAGTCCCCGCTTTCAATTCTCATGCTGGACATAGACTTCTTTAAGCGATTCAACGACACCTACGGACATGCGTGCGGTGACGTCGTCTTGCAGATGGTGGCTTCGGTCATACAGGCTAATACGAGAAATCAGGATATGGCGGCCCGCTACGGCGGCGAAGAATTCGTCATCATGCTCTGCGATACGCCGGTTCACACCGCTGAAAAAATCGCTGAGCGGATCAGAAAATCCATTGAAAACCTCGATATCCTCTACGACAGCCAGCACCTCAGGCTCACCATTTCCATCGGCGTGGCCGAGTTCAATCACACAGTCGATCAAACCGCGAAAAACCTCGTAGACCGCGCCGACAAGGCCTTGTATACATCCAAGCAGACAGGAAGAAACAAGGTTTCGGTAGCAGAATAA
- a CDS encoding PSP1 domain-containing protein — translation MGSSFEDIQGEDLSNLEDHLDEGRDGIAIDASKGDWVFPEPLWHLKLDYSSESLYATHPSLEFENGDYVLVPTRYGRDLALVMGKVRVPMGIRPEDVVVVERKAEEAELVRAAEFREKEAAAFQVFRDKVAQHRLEMKLVATHYLIDEPKILFFFSSENRVDFRDLVKDLVGIFKMRIELRQIGVRDESRITGGLGVCGRPYCCHSVTDKLKPVSIRMAKDQNLSLNSMKISGQCGRLLCCLSYEHEWYCEARKTLPNEGIRLFYDECNFRVTEVNPLTRIIRLQGEDGRVLEIPSTRMNRVDGKWRIV, via the coding sequence ATGGGTTCATCTTTTGAAGATATCCAGGGCGAAGATCTTTCTAATCTGGAGGATCATCTCGACGAAGGGCGGGACGGAATTGCGATAGACGCCTCGAAGGGCGATTGGGTGTTTCCCGAGCCCTTATGGCATTTGAAGCTGGATTATTCCAGCGAAAGCCTGTATGCCACGCATCCGTCACTGGAATTCGAGAACGGCGATTATGTGCTGGTTCCTACCCGCTACGGGCGGGATCTGGCGCTGGTTATGGGCAAGGTCCGCGTTCCCATGGGAATCAGGCCGGAAGACGTCGTCGTCGTCGAACGAAAAGCCGAAGAGGCAGAACTTGTCCGCGCGGCGGAATTCAGGGAGAAAGAAGCGGCCGCATTCCAGGTTTTCCGCGATAAGGTCGCTCAGCATAGATTGGAAATGAAGCTGGTAGCGACGCATTATTTGATCGACGAGCCCAAGATTCTCTTTTTCTTCAGTTCCGAAAACCGGGTGGATTTCCGGGATTTGGTGAAAGACTTGGTCGGCATATTCAAAATGCGCATCGAACTCAGGCAGATCGGCGTTCGAGACGAGTCCCGGATCACCGGCGGCCTCGGCGTGTGCGGCCGTCCGTATTGCTGCCACTCCGTAACGGACAAGCTGAAGCCCGTATCAATTCGCATGGCGAAGGATCAAAATCTTTCGCTGAATTCAATGAAAATTTCCGGCCAGTGCGGACGTTTGCTTTGCTGCCTGTCGTATGAGCATGAATGGTATTGCGAGGCTCGAAAAACCCTGCCGAACGAGGGAATCCGCCTTTTTTACGATGAATGCAATTTCAGGGTTACCGAGGTGAATCCGTTAACCCGCATAATACGTCTTCAGGGCGAAGACGGGCGGGTTCTTGAAATCCCGTCTACGCGAATGAACCGCGTGGACGGAAAATGGCGCATCGTGTAA